A stretch of Corallococcus macrosporus DNA encodes these proteins:
- the bioB gene encoding biotin synthase BioB, which yields MSDTAESFHGHAHHAAPAPEGVAVRHDWSLAEVKALYQLPLLDLVHKAQTVHRQVFVENKVQLCSLLSIKTGGCPEDCAYCPQAARYKTGVKAEKLMAVPEVLAAASQARQAGATRFCMGAAWREVKDGPQFDSVLEMVKGVRALGMEACATLGMLTDSQAKRLREAGLSAYNHNLDTSPEHYGDIISTRTYDDRLKTLNRVRDAGISVCCGGIIGMGESVDDRCNLLRTLANQEVHPESVPINALVPVEGTPLADQHRVETVDMVRTIATARLLMPQAMVRLSAGRMQMNEEAQLLCMMAGANSLFFGEKLLTTGNPEYTQDMALLEKAGIRPLEPRQDR from the coding sequence ATGTCCGACACCGCCGAGTCCTTCCACGGCCACGCCCACCACGCCGCCCCCGCCCCGGAAGGGGTGGCGGTGCGTCACGACTGGTCGCTCGCGGAGGTGAAGGCGCTGTACCAGTTGCCGCTCCTGGATCTGGTGCACAAGGCGCAGACGGTGCACCGGCAGGTGTTCGTGGAGAACAAGGTGCAGCTGTGTTCGCTGCTCTCCATCAAGACGGGCGGGTGTCCGGAGGACTGCGCGTACTGCCCGCAGGCGGCGCGCTACAAGACGGGCGTGAAGGCGGAGAAGCTGATGGCGGTGCCGGAGGTGCTGGCCGCCGCGTCCCAGGCGCGCCAGGCCGGGGCCACCCGCTTCTGCATGGGCGCCGCGTGGCGTGAGGTGAAGGACGGTCCGCAGTTCGACAGCGTGCTGGAGATGGTGAAGGGCGTACGGGCCCTGGGCATGGAGGCGTGCGCCACGCTGGGCATGCTCACCGACAGCCAGGCGAAGCGCCTGCGCGAGGCGGGCCTGTCCGCGTACAACCACAATCTGGACACGTCCCCGGAGCACTACGGCGACATCATCTCCACCCGCACCTACGACGACCGGCTGAAGACGCTCAACCGGGTGCGCGACGCGGGCATCTCCGTGTGCTGCGGCGGCATCATCGGCATGGGCGAGTCCGTGGACGACCGCTGCAACCTGCTGCGCACGCTGGCCAACCAGGAGGTCCACCCGGAGTCGGTGCCCATCAACGCGCTCGTCCCCGTGGAGGGCACGCCGCTGGCGGATCAGCACCGCGTGGAGACGGTGGACATGGTGCGCACCATCGCCACCGCGCGCCTGCTCATGCCGCAGGCCATGGTGCGCCTGTCCGCGGGCCGCATGCAGATGAATGAAGAGGCGCAGCTGCTGTGCATGATGGCGGGCGCCAACTCGCTCTTCTTCGGGGAGAAGCTGCTCACCACCGGCAACCCCGAGTACACCCAGGACATGGCGCTCCTGGAGAAGGCGGGCATCCGTCCCCTGGAGCCCCGGCAGGACCGGTGA
- a CDS encoding SLC13 family permease, which translates to MSIALVLAVIVVALVLFSLDSIPIEFTSLGVVCLLALSGVLTPAQAFEGFSNDTVIFIFTLLAMTQGLAATGVVQVVGQRMAFFARFGPQVFVLAMMGVVAFFSAFISNTVTTAAFLPVAIGAAQRAKVPRSKVLLPLAYASMLGGTVLLFGTSTNLVVSAALKRQGMAPIGVTELAPVGLPVVLIGIAVVVLLGRRLLPAREGKPGTEGFALREYLTEAVVPGDSSYVGKPLAELTEGLGLRVIGVVLGGETLNAKPAYVLTGEERLLVEGRREDILRVKDLRGLALRPDVRLSDAELEGPESMLAEVGVPPGSPLVGRSLRETLFVERFGLVALGLHRRPGIQRLTKLQLLGRAREEHSLSTLPLSVGDVLLLRGPRQKVAELAPGHTLMVLEGHEYEPPRYAKALLAVVIFLGALAAGSLDLVPLSLAGLTGMLLMIATGCVDARTAFRVDWRVVLLIGCMMALGLAMEVSGAGKFIGEHVARLGAYGGPRAVLALLMVLTIVLSAPMSNQAAALVVLPVALNAATQLGVDVRPFAMGITLAASCSFITPLEPSCVLVYGPGHYRFTDFFRLGTPLTAVLVVFLVFAVPGVWPF; encoded by the coding sequence ATGTCCATTGCCCTCGTCCTGGCCGTCATTGTCGTCGCGTTGGTCCTGTTTTCCTTGGATTCAATCCCCATCGAGTTCACCTCGCTGGGGGTGGTGTGCCTCCTGGCGCTGTCCGGGGTGCTGACGCCGGCGCAGGCGTTCGAGGGTTTCAGCAACGACACGGTCATCTTCATCTTCACCCTGCTGGCGATGACGCAGGGGCTCGCCGCCACGGGCGTGGTGCAGGTGGTGGGGCAGCGGATGGCGTTCTTCGCGCGCTTCGGCCCCCAGGTGTTCGTGTTGGCGATGATGGGCGTGGTGGCGTTCTTCTCCGCGTTCATCTCCAACACGGTGACGACGGCGGCCTTCCTGCCGGTGGCCATTGGCGCCGCGCAGCGGGCGAAGGTGCCGCGCAGCAAGGTGCTGCTGCCGCTGGCGTACGCGTCCATGCTGGGCGGCACGGTGCTCTTGTTCGGCACGTCCACGAACCTGGTGGTGTCCGCGGCGCTGAAGCGGCAGGGGATGGCGCCCATTGGCGTGACGGAGCTGGCCCCGGTGGGGCTGCCGGTGGTGCTCATCGGCATCGCGGTGGTGGTGCTGCTGGGGCGGCGGCTGTTGCCCGCGCGCGAGGGCAAGCCGGGCACGGAGGGCTTCGCGCTGCGCGAGTACCTCACGGAGGCCGTGGTGCCCGGGGACTCGAGCTACGTGGGCAAGCCCCTGGCGGAGCTGACGGAAGGGCTGGGCCTGCGCGTGATTGGCGTGGTGCTGGGCGGCGAGACGCTCAACGCGAAGCCGGCATACGTGCTGACGGGCGAGGAGCGGCTGCTGGTGGAGGGCCGGCGCGAGGACATCCTGCGGGTGAAGGATCTGCGGGGGCTGGCGCTGCGGCCGGACGTGCGGCTGTCGGACGCGGAGCTGGAGGGGCCGGAGTCGATGCTCGCGGAGGTGGGCGTTCCCCCTGGCAGTCCGCTGGTGGGGCGCAGCCTGCGGGAGACGCTGTTCGTGGAGCGCTTCGGGCTGGTGGCGCTGGGGCTGCACCGCCGGCCCGGCATCCAGCGGCTCACGAAGTTGCAGCTGTTGGGACGCGCGCGGGAGGAGCACTCGCTGTCCACGCTGCCCCTGTCCGTGGGGGACGTGCTGCTCTTGCGCGGCCCGCGGCAGAAGGTGGCGGAGCTGGCGCCGGGCCACACGCTGATGGTGCTGGAGGGCCACGAGTACGAGCCGCCGCGCTACGCGAAGGCGCTGCTCGCGGTGGTCATCTTCCTGGGCGCGCTGGCGGCGGGGTCGCTGGACCTGGTGCCGCTGTCCCTGGCGGGGCTCACCGGCATGCTGCTGATGATCGCCACCGGGTGCGTGGATGCGCGCACCGCGTTCCGCGTGGACTGGCGGGTGGTGCTGCTCATCGGGTGCATGATGGCGCTGGGGCTGGCCATGGAGGTGAGCGGCGCGGGGAAGTTCATCGGCGAGCACGTGGCGCGGCTGGGCGCGTACGGCGGGCCGCGCGCGGTGCTGGCGCTGCTGATGGTGCTGACCATCGTGCTGTCCGCGCCCATGAGCAACCAGGCCGCGGCGCTGGTGGTGCTGCCGGTGGCCCTCAACGCGGCGACGCAGCTGGGCGTGGACGTGCGCCCCTTCGCCATGGGCATCACGCTGGCGGCGAGCTGTTCGTTCATCACCCCGCTGGAGCCCAGCTGCGTGCTCGTCTACGGGCCCGGGCACTACCGCTTCACGGACTTCTTCCGGCTGGGCACGCCGCTGACCGCGGTGCTGGTGGTGTTCCTCGTCTTCGCCGTCCCCGGGGTGTGGCCGTTCTAG
- a CDS encoding tRNA-(ms[2]io[6]A)-hydroxylase — protein sequence MSSRPTPSRRPLSGAGPVILHAPTDPGWLPLALANFDAVLVDHAHCEKKAAANALSMLQAYPDLPGLPSQMARLAREESAHLARVLDLMAARGLTLTKDAGDPYAQGLQKHVRTPAPERRVDRLLVAAIIEARSCERLSLLAEGLTDPALARFYGELAQSEDGHQSLFHRLAVTASNGDEASVDARLQYLLAQESRVLADVGLRAAIH from the coding sequence ATGAGCAGCCGCCCCACACCCTCCCGCCGCCCCCTCTCCGGAGCGGGCCCCGTCATCCTCCACGCGCCCACCGACCCCGGCTGGCTGCCGCTGGCGCTCGCGAACTTCGACGCGGTGCTGGTGGACCACGCCCACTGCGAGAAGAAGGCCGCCGCCAACGCGCTGTCCATGCTCCAGGCCTACCCGGACCTGCCGGGCCTGCCCTCGCAGATGGCCCGCCTGGCCCGCGAGGAGAGCGCCCACCTGGCGCGCGTGCTGGACCTGATGGCCGCGCGCGGCCTCACCCTCACCAAGGACGCCGGCGACCCGTACGCGCAGGGCCTGCAGAAGCACGTGCGCACGCCCGCACCCGAGCGGCGCGTGGACCGCCTGCTCGTCGCCGCCATCATCGAGGCGCGCTCGTGCGAGCGGCTGTCCCTGCTCGCGGAGGGGCTCACCGACCCGGCGCTCGCCCGCTTCTACGGAGAGCTGGCCCAGTCCGAGGACGGCCACCAGTCCCTCTTCCACCGCCTGGCCGTCACCGCGTCCAACGGCGACGAGGCGTCGGTGGACGCGCGCCTGCAGTACCTCCTCGCGCAGGAGTCGCGCGTGCTCGCGGACGTGGGGCTGCGCGCGGCCATCCACTAG
- a CDS encoding GlsB/YeaQ/YmgE family stress response membrane protein, protein MGIIAFLVIGLVAGLIARAIMPGNQSMGLIATTLLGIAGSFVGGFVGSLFSRDGRAFDLHPTGLLFSVLGALLVLFLVGLAGRGRRVHV, encoded by the coding sequence ATGGGGATTATCGCGTTTCTGGTGATTGGTCTGGTCGCGGGTCTCATTGCTCGAGCCATCATGCCGGGCAACCAGTCGATGGGGCTCATCGCCACCACGCTGCTGGGCATCGCGGGCTCGTTCGTGGGCGGTTTCGTGGGTTCGCTGTTCTCGCGTGACGGTCGCGCCTTCGACCTGCACCCCACGGGCCTGCTGTTCTCCGTCCTGGGCGCACTGCTCGTGCTGTTCCTCGTGGGGCTCGCCGGCCGCGGCCGTCGCGTCCACGTCTAG
- a CDS encoding aminotransferase class I/II-fold pyridoxal phosphate-dependent enzyme codes for MSRFSLRSAFPRTPNPLSQAVAQRHARGLPLLDLAETNPTRVGLPPPDVDLGALPEPFGYAPEPFGLPSARKAVATHLRQRGTPVEAAHVVLGASTSEAYGWLLKLLCDPGDNVLLPAPGYPLVDVLARLEGVHARSYRLPAVHGFGLDAGQVEAALDARTRAVLVVNPGNPTGHFLHEDELHALADVCARHGLALISDEVFSGFAWDTEAGRVTSVAGRALPCLTFSLSGLSKVAGLPGLKLAWLHVGGPAHARDEALARLEDVADAALSVGTPVQLALPALLAHAPRFQRVLLERVRGNRERLIRARPAGAAWDVVPAHGGWSAVLRIPHHPGEEATCLRLVEEGVRVQPGYFFDFSGGAYLVLSLLPTPEVFTAALEPLVRVLSPPTA; via the coding sequence GTGAGCCGCTTCTCGCTCCGCTCCGCCTTCCCGCGCACGCCCAACCCGCTGTCCCAGGCCGTCGCCCAGCGCCACGCGCGCGGGCTGCCCCTGCTGGACCTGGCGGAGACCAACCCCACCCGCGTGGGGCTGCCCCCACCGGACGTGGACCTCGGGGCCCTCCCCGAGCCCTTCGGCTACGCGCCAGAGCCCTTCGGCCTGCCGTCCGCGCGGAAGGCCGTGGCCACGCACCTGCGCCAGCGGGGCACGCCCGTGGAGGCCGCGCACGTCGTGCTCGGCGCCAGCACCAGCGAGGCCTACGGGTGGCTGCTGAAGCTGCTGTGCGACCCGGGGGACAACGTCCTCCTCCCCGCGCCGGGCTACCCCCTGGTGGACGTGCTGGCGCGCCTGGAGGGCGTGCACGCGCGCTCCTACCGCCTGCCCGCCGTGCACGGCTTCGGCCTGGACGCGGGGCAGGTGGAGGCCGCCCTCGACGCGCGCACCCGCGCGGTGCTGGTGGTGAACCCGGGCAACCCCACCGGCCACTTCCTCCACGAGGACGAGTTGCACGCGCTCGCGGACGTGTGCGCGCGCCACGGCCTGGCGCTGATCAGCGACGAGGTGTTCTCCGGCTTCGCCTGGGACACGGAGGCGGGGAGGGTGACGTCGGTGGCGGGACGTGCGCTGCCGTGCCTGACGTTCTCGCTCTCCGGCCTGTCCAAGGTGGCGGGCCTGCCCGGCCTCAAGCTGGCGTGGCTGCACGTGGGCGGCCCCGCGCACGCGCGCGACGAAGCCCTGGCCCGGCTGGAGGACGTGGCGGACGCGGCGCTGTCCGTGGGCACGCCCGTGCAGCTCGCGCTGCCGGCGCTGCTGGCCCACGCGCCGCGCTTCCAGCGGGTCCTGCTGGAGCGGGTGAGGGGCAACCGGGAGCGGTTGATTCGAGCGCGTCCGGCGGGCGCCGCGTGGGACGTGGTGCCCGCGCACGGCGGCTGGAGCGCGGTGCTGCGCATCCCCCATCACCCCGGCGAGGAGGCCACCTGCCTGCGGCTCGTGGAGGAGGGGGTGCGCGTGCAGCCGGGTTACTTCTTCGACTTCAGCGGCGGTGCGTACCTCGTGCTGTCGCTCTTGCCGACGCCCGAGGTCTTCACCGCCGCCCTGGAGCCGCTGGTGCGCGTGCTCAGTCCGCCGACGGCGTGA
- a CDS encoding phosphoenolpyruvate carboxykinase (GTP) has translation MASTQAAAATEQAPTKNPTLLAWVAKMAAMTQPDRIVWCDGSEAEKQRLTEQAVKDGTLIPLNPQKRPGCYLHRSNPNDVARVEHLTFICTPNKTDAGPTNNWMEPEAAYTKLSQLFEGCMKGRTMYVVPYAMGPLGGPSTKIGVELTDSDYVVLNMRIMTRMGKAALDMLGDSDDFNRGLHSTGDVNPDRRYICHFPQDNTIWSFGSGYGGNVLLGKKCLALRIGSYLGREEGWLAEHMLILGVTSPKGETTYIAAAFPSACGKTNFAMMIPPKEYAGWKIETVGDDIAWMRPGPDGRLYAINPEAGYFGVVPGTNYKTNPNAMETIAKDTLFTNVALTPDGDVWWEGKDGEVPEELIDWQGKPWKKGSTEKAAHPNSRFTAPMSNNPVLSGKANDPQGVPISALIFGGRRSNTVPLVIQAFNWTHGVFLGATMGSETTAAATGKVGVVRRDPMAMLPFCGYHMGDYLQHWLDMQKSIPQLPKIFQVNWFRQDKNGKFIWPGFGENMRVLEWIVNRVHGRVPTQETLLGWVPRQDNGLNLKGLDLSEEAIQEATSIKEDEWKSELKSQEVFFEQLGTKAPEALMLQRKLLIARLDG, from the coding sequence ATGGCTTCGACGCAAGCGGCCGCCGCCACCGAGCAGGCGCCCACGAAGAACCCCACGCTGCTGGCCTGGGTGGCCAAGATGGCCGCGATGACCCAGCCGGACCGCATCGTCTGGTGTGACGGCTCGGAGGCGGAGAAGCAGCGCCTCACGGAGCAGGCCGTGAAGGACGGCACGCTCATCCCGCTCAACCCCCAGAAGCGCCCCGGCTGCTATCTGCACCGCTCCAACCCCAACGACGTGGCGCGCGTCGAGCACCTCACGTTCATCTGTACGCCCAACAAGACGGACGCGGGCCCCACCAACAACTGGATGGAGCCGGAGGCCGCCTACACGAAGCTCTCCCAGTTGTTCGAGGGCTGCATGAAGGGCCGCACCATGTACGTGGTGCCCTACGCCATGGGCCCGCTGGGTGGCCCGTCCACGAAGATTGGCGTGGAGCTGACGGACAGCGACTACGTGGTCCTCAACATGCGGATCATGACCCGCATGGGGAAGGCCGCGCTGGACATGCTGGGCGACAGCGACGACTTCAACCGCGGCCTGCACTCCACGGGCGACGTGAACCCGGACCGCCGCTACATCTGCCACTTCCCCCAGGACAACACCATCTGGAGCTTCGGCTCCGGCTATGGCGGCAACGTGCTGCTGGGCAAGAAGTGCCTCGCGCTGCGCATCGGCAGCTACCTGGGCCGTGAGGAGGGCTGGCTCGCGGAGCACATGCTCATCCTGGGCGTCACCTCTCCCAAGGGTGAGACGACGTACATCGCCGCGGCCTTCCCGTCCGCGTGCGGCAAGACGAACTTCGCCATGATGATCCCGCCCAAGGAGTACGCGGGCTGGAAGATTGAAACCGTCGGCGACGACATCGCGTGGATGCGCCCGGGTCCGGATGGCCGCCTGTACGCCATCAACCCGGAGGCCGGCTACTTCGGCGTGGTGCCGGGCACCAACTACAAGACCAACCCCAACGCGATGGAGACCATCGCGAAGGACACGCTCTTCACGAACGTGGCGCTCACGCCCGACGGCGACGTCTGGTGGGAGGGCAAGGACGGCGAGGTCCCGGAAGAGCTCATCGACTGGCAGGGCAAGCCCTGGAAGAAGGGCAGCACGGAGAAGGCGGCGCACCCGAACAGCCGCTTCACCGCGCCCATGAGCAACAACCCGGTGCTGTCCGGCAAGGCGAACGACCCCCAGGGCGTTCCCATCAGCGCGCTCATCTTCGGCGGCCGCCGCTCCAACACGGTCCCGCTGGTCATCCAGGCCTTCAACTGGACCCACGGCGTGTTCCTGGGCGCCACCATGGGCTCGGAGACGACGGCGGCGGCCACCGGCAAGGTGGGCGTCGTGCGCCGCGACCCCATGGCCATGCTGCCCTTCTGCGGCTACCACATGGGTGACTACCTCCAGCACTGGCTGGACATGCAGAAGTCCATCCCGCAGCTGCCGAAGATCTTCCAGGTCAACTGGTTCCGCCAGGACAAGAACGGCAAGTTCATCTGGCCGGGCTTCGGTGAGAACATGCGCGTCCTCGAGTGGATCGTGAACCGCGTCCACGGCCGCGTCCCCACGCAGGAGACGCTGCTGGGCTGGGTGCCGCGCCAGGACAACGGCCTGAACCTCAAGGGCCTGGACCTGTCCGAAGAGGCCATCCAGGAGGCCACCTCCATCAAGGAGGACGAGTGGAAGTCCGAGCTCAAGAGCCAGGAGGTCTTCTTCGAGCAGCTGGGCACCAAGGCCCCCGAGGCCCTGATGCTCCAGCGCAAGCTGCTCATCGCGCGCCTGGACGGCTGA
- the bioF gene encoding 8-amino-7-oxononanoate synthase has product MKPATQWAREDLEALSSRGLRRALEPLDSPQGAEVRVGEERLINFSSNDYLGLAASPAVRAAVASALERYGVGTGASRLVVGDMVPHQRLEARLARFERAEAVRLFNSGYAANTGILPALVGPGDAVFSDALNHASLVDGCRLSRARVVVYPHADVAALTRALEQTPARRKLVVTDSVFSMDGDVAPLRDILAACEAHGAALMVDEAHATGVLGARGAGLCEALGVEDRVDLRMGTLSKALGGMGAYVATSRAVADLLVSRARPFVYSTALPAALCAGAERAVDLVEHDPASRERLWGHIHRFTDGLRALGLSAEPRSAIFPVILGEPSRALDAARRLREAGLLVKAIRPPTVPDGTSRLRFCLSAAHSTGHIDLALEALRRVGVSRGP; this is encoded by the coding sequence GTGAAGCCCGCCACGCAGTGGGCGCGCGAGGACCTGGAGGCCCTGTCGTCCAGGGGCCTTCGCCGCGCGCTGGAGCCGCTGGACTCCCCCCAGGGCGCGGAGGTGCGCGTGGGGGAGGAGCGGTTGATCAACTTCTCCTCCAATGACTACCTGGGGCTCGCGGCGTCGCCCGCCGTGCGCGCCGCCGTGGCGTCCGCGCTGGAGCGCTACGGCGTGGGCACCGGCGCCAGCCGCCTGGTGGTGGGGGACATGGTGCCGCACCAGCGGCTGGAGGCGCGCCTTGCCCGCTTCGAGCGCGCGGAGGCGGTGCGCCTCTTCAACTCTGGCTACGCGGCCAACACCGGCATCCTGCCCGCGCTGGTGGGCCCCGGCGACGCGGTGTTCTCCGACGCCCTCAACCACGCCTCGCTGGTGGACGGCTGCCGGCTGTCGCGCGCGCGCGTCGTCGTCTACCCGCATGCGGACGTGGCCGCGCTCACCCGCGCGCTGGAACAGACGCCCGCGCGGCGCAAGCTGGTGGTCACGGACAGCGTCTTCTCCATGGACGGGGACGTGGCGCCGCTGCGCGACATCCTGGCCGCGTGCGAGGCCCACGGCGCCGCGCTGATGGTGGACGAGGCACACGCCACCGGCGTGCTGGGCGCTCGCGGCGCGGGGCTGTGCGAGGCGCTGGGCGTGGAGGACCGGGTGGACCTGCGCATGGGCACGCTGAGCAAGGCGCTGGGCGGGATGGGGGCGTACGTCGCCACCTCGCGCGCGGTGGCGGACCTGCTGGTGAGCCGCGCGCGGCCGTTCGTCTACTCCACCGCGCTGCCCGCCGCCCTGTGCGCGGGCGCCGAGCGCGCGGTGGACCTGGTGGAGCACGACCCCGCTTCGCGCGAGCGGCTGTGGGGCCACATCCACCGCTTCACCGACGGGCTGCGCGCCCTGGGGCTGTCCGCCGAGCCCCGGAGCGCCATCTTCCCCGTCATCCTGGGCGAGCCCTCGCGCGCGCTGGACGCGGCCAGGCGCCTGCGCGAGGCGGGCCTGCTGGTGAAGGCCATCCGTCCGCCCACCGTGCCGGACGGCACCAGCCGCCTGCGCTTCTGTCTCTCCGCGGCCCACTCGACGGGCCACATCGACCTGGCGCTGGAGGCCCTGCGCCGGGTGGGAGTCTCCCGTGGCCCCTGA
- the bioD gene encoding dethiobiotin synthase → MAPEVLQFFVTGTDTGVGKTQVSCALLSLLKDAGYAPQGFKPYESGCASLKAPSDALAMREAAGSTLPVDALCPHRFKAPLAPGIAAARLGREPDFGVTLTAWKGLKRGTVVVEGAGGLFVPVDSKRDVVDLIQAFRLPVVLVARAGLGTLNHVALSLEALAARKVPVRAVVLSRGVPGRDLAERDNRRYLEARHGVEVLGPVPYVEDPRKRRLAFRRALAPLVPERARAR, encoded by the coding sequence GTGGCCCCTGAAGTCCTCCAGTTCTTCGTCACCGGCACGGACACCGGCGTGGGCAAGACGCAGGTGTCGTGCGCGCTGCTGTCGCTCTTGAAGGACGCGGGCTACGCGCCCCAGGGCTTCAAGCCCTACGAGAGCGGCTGCGCGTCGCTGAAGGCGCCCTCGGACGCGCTGGCGATGCGCGAGGCCGCGGGCAGCACGCTCCCGGTGGACGCCCTCTGCCCGCACCGCTTCAAGGCGCCGCTGGCCCCCGGCATCGCGGCGGCCCGGCTGGGGAGGGAGCCGGACTTCGGGGTGACGCTCACGGCGTGGAAGGGGCTGAAGCGCGGGACGGTGGTGGTGGAGGGGGCCGGGGGGCTGTTCGTCCCGGTGGACTCGAAGCGGGACGTGGTGGACCTCATCCAGGCCTTCCGCCTGCCCGTGGTGCTGGTGGCGCGCGCGGGGCTGGGCACGCTCAACCACGTCGCGCTGTCGCTGGAGGCGCTGGCGGCGCGCAAGGTGCCCGTGCGCGCGGTGGTGCTGTCGCGCGGGGTGCCCGGGCGTGACCTGGCGGAGCGGGACAACCGGCGCTACCTGGAGGCCCGCCACGGGGTGGAGGTGCTGGGGCCGGTACCGTATGTGGAGGATCCGAGAAAGCGCCGCCTGGCGTTCCGGCGCGCGCTGGCGCCGCTGGTGCCCGAACGCGCGCGGGCCCGATAA
- a CDS encoding ABC transporter substrate-binding protein encodes MRALGMMTLGMALLASGCSFTTAGGLSECTTSSDCGSNSVCTSGFCLPQPEGCDQVVGATSAPNPIVLGALLPLTNVSGNAEIEQQRFNGLKLALDEVNSLEGVGGRQFIMYVCDTKADVENAKTQATWMVNDKGVVAVFSAGSAQTTGVSTVTIKKNVLLMSHTATSATFTTLDDKNGGPVGLVWRTTPSDLLQSRVIADVLSGKTAINDPGGTFTPPNKIAVAYVNDPYGQGLFSQLLERLTTKQVDGTQYVRNGDVTGAATWLKNYKPELTVLAGFTEDNARLVPAAVAEQVKVANGNRWFLTDASKDPTLLANTDTATELAGTYGTAPASARPNEPVYQLFNSRFKSAYNNTDPAQFSFTAHAYDAMYLVALGSAYAIGNDLANPGAVTGTRIAEGLTKLTPPTGQTVKSYQLGPVQFSGARDDLRAGNIVNVRGASGELDFNNDTGEAISPYELFKVEGKTFKQIQVLTPSAD; translated from the coding sequence ATGCGCGCGCTGGGAATGATGACGTTGGGCATGGCCCTCTTGGCGTCCGGGTGCAGCTTCACCACGGCGGGCGGCCTGTCCGAGTGCACGACGAGCAGTGACTGCGGCAGCAACAGCGTCTGCACGTCGGGCTTCTGCCTGCCGCAGCCGGAGGGGTGCGACCAGGTGGTGGGCGCCACGTCCGCGCCGAACCCCATCGTGCTGGGCGCGCTGCTGCCGCTCACCAACGTGAGCGGCAACGCGGAGATCGAGCAGCAGCGCTTCAACGGCCTGAAGCTGGCGCTGGACGAAGTGAACTCGCTGGAGGGCGTGGGCGGCCGGCAGTTCATCATGTACGTCTGCGACACGAAGGCGGACGTGGAGAACGCGAAGACGCAGGCCACGTGGATGGTGAACGACAAGGGCGTGGTGGCGGTGTTCAGCGCGGGCAGCGCGCAGACCACCGGCGTCAGCACCGTCACCATCAAGAAGAACGTGCTCCTGATGAGCCACACGGCCACCAGCGCGACCTTCACCACGCTGGACGACAAGAACGGCGGCCCGGTGGGCCTGGTGTGGCGCACCACCCCGTCGGACCTGCTCCAGAGCCGCGTCATCGCGGACGTGCTGAGCGGCAAGACGGCCATCAACGACCCCGGGGGCACCTTCACGCCGCCCAACAAGATCGCCGTGGCCTACGTGAACGACCCCTATGGCCAGGGCCTGTTCTCCCAGCTGCTGGAGCGGCTGACCACGAAGCAGGTGGACGGCACGCAGTACGTGCGCAACGGGGACGTCACCGGCGCGGCGACCTGGCTGAAGAACTACAAGCCGGAGCTGACGGTGCTCGCGGGCTTCACGGAGGACAACGCGCGCCTGGTGCCCGCGGCGGTGGCGGAGCAGGTCAAGGTGGCCAACGGCAACCGGTGGTTCCTGACCGACGCCAGCAAGGACCCCACGCTGCTGGCGAACACCGACACGGCCACGGAGCTGGCGGGCACGTACGGCACCGCCCCCGCGTCCGCGCGGCCCAACGAGCCCGTCTACCAGCTCTTCAACAGCCGCTTCAAAAGCGCCTACAACAACACGGACCCGGCGCAGTTCTCGTTCACCGCGCACGCGTACGACGCCATGTACCTGGTGGCGCTCGGCTCGGCGTATGCGATTGGCAACGACCTGGCCAACCCCGGCGCCGTCACCGGGACGCGCATCGCGGAGGGGCTCACCAAGCTGACGCCCCCCACGGGCCAGACGGTGAAGAGCTACCAACTGGGCCCGGTGCAGTTCAGCGGCGCGCGCGACGACCTGCGCGCGGGCAACATCGTCAACGTGCGCGGCGCCAGCGGCGAGCTGGACTTCAACAACGACACCGGCGAGGCCATCTCCCCCTACGAGCTGTTCAAGGTGGAGGGGAAAACCTTCAAGCAGATCCAGGTGCTCACGCCGTCGGCGGACTGA